ACGTCTCAGTCCAGACTCTCGTATAGAAAGGAATCGCATTGATCACCTTGGCTGCAGGAACTTCTTCCAATGTCCGCTTAACTCCTTTTTCCACAAAAGGAAGGGATGCTACAGACCCAGCCTGCTCACTTCCGGAATAATGTTCATCATACCCCATGATAATCACGTAGTCCACAATCTTACCCTGTGTCCCACGTTTATAATACATATTATAGTCTTGCGGCACCGGATTATCAACCGAAACCACCAGATTTTTTTCATGGGCTCTTATCGTGAGTTCTCTTAAGAACTGCAGAAAGTGCGGTATACTCCCTTCCGAAAGCTGTTCAAAATCTACATTGATTCCGTCCAGTCCACACTCTGCGGCAATACTCAAAAGCTGATCTATGATCCTGCCCCTTTTGGCACTGTCCGCAAGCACCTCTTCTGTTGATACTTCCTTATTAAAATTATCAATAAGCCCCCAGACTTCAATTCCTCTTCCATGGGCCTGATCCACATACTCCTTACCGGCAATAGAGGAAACCGTGCCTTCATTGTCCGCCAGCTTAAACCATGTAGGGGATATGGTCGTCAGACCGGATGCATTCGCAATAATGTCGGGAAATGATGCATTCGCATCCGCTGTAGTTACCTGCTGCCAGGCCAGATTAATCTTGTAATCCTTTAAGATTGACGGGTAATACAGGCTTCTGTTCTCCGCCCGGAGAGGTGCACTTTCCTCCCCCGATATTGATTTCTTCTCCACATATCCTATAAAGCCTTCCGCAGTACTTACCTTAGTCCAGTTATCCAGAGCTTCCAGAAAGGTAAGAGAATCTCCCTTTTTCACCTGCTTCAGGACTTTACTCTTAATCCCACCTTTTAATCTTACTGCAGTTTCTTTCGTTACCGTCACTTGTTTTAAATTCGTCCATCTTGTGCGAATAACTGTCCTGACAGGGTCGGTGTATGTATCGCAATCCATGTCTGTGAATTTTTGAATATAATTCACCGCCAGATAGTAAATCCCGTTTTCTCCAATCAGCGCAGGGGCTCCTGTGTCCGTTGCATAAGCCGTATCGCCGGGTGCAATGGTCCGGATACCGTCAGCCAGGGTCAGCAGCATCTGCTGATTGCGGTCATCCCAGTAAAAATTTGTATCCAACAATTTCTGTACGGAGGCATAGGGCATATACACCTCACCATCACGATATATTCCGGGAGCGTCGGATACTACATCATTTATAACAAAAGCCGCCTGTCCTTTCTCTTTAAGCCCATAATAACTGTCCAGATCTGCCATCTTTCTGGTGGGGGCGCGATAGGTGATAAAGATGCTTATTCCACCAGCAATCATCACCGCCAGAATTAAGCAAATCACAATCAAAACCGGCGCTACTTTTTTCTTCATCTAAAAGTTCTTCCTCTCTGTCTCTTTTCATTTGTATTCTGCATAGATAAGTATCATATATGTCCAGTATACAAGAACCCCCTCTTCGGGGCAAGTATATTTTTCATGCTTTCTACTGCGTAACTTATTAAAGGCTCATTACTATTCAAAAATCCGACAGCAGTGTTATGCGCAAGGGACCCCATACTCTCTGCTGTCGGATTCAGTATTATCTTTCCTTTACGTAAGTAAAATCAATCTGGCGGATGATACCCTTAGCTCCTATGTAATCACGCATATAAGTACCCTGTTCGGCTATAGCACAGGCACATACGATTTCTTCAGGGCTGCTTTCACTTCCGTTAAGTCTCAGCGAAATCTTATCACGCTGAAGCTCAATCAACTCCGATTGAAGCGCACTCATCCTTAAAACATAACTATTTTCTTTGTCTTTCATTCTCCTTACCGGACGCATTCATATTCATCCTTCCGTGATATACATAAACAATTCATACGCCCTTCCTTTCAAAGAATCGGCTTACCTATTGTGTTAAGAATGGAACAACAGACCCATGATTTACTCTTCATCTTTTTCAGTAAAATTGGAAATTATATTTGCGATTATAATCAGACATCCTGTCAGAAAATTTGAAACGGCGAACTGCCGAATTTCTGTGATATGTGATATGTTTTAAATACTATGAATCAATGGCTCAAGGGTATCACTTCCTCTCTTACCATGCATCCATCATTGCCACTTCTTATCAAGTATTATACTTATATACAGATTTTTTTCAAGGGGATTTCCTGAAATTTATATTTTTTTAATTCTATACAGTTCAGCCAGGATTTACGGCTGACTAATATCCCCGAAAGCAGAAAGGAATGTTTTAGAAAACCTGATGTGTTTATATTTATATATTATGCTGGCAAATCTGTCAGCGGCACCTGAATTCATATACGAGCAATTTTAGTATATATTATAGGAGATTTAAACAAAATATAAAAAAACAGTGAAGTGCTTTACATATTTGAGCTTCATGGTATATACTATATGTAACGATAGAATATTTTTATCGTTACAGCAAAAGCAGCCATTGACTATATTTCGCTGTTGCGACTGAAAAGGATGTGATTTTATGAAAATTGAAAAAATTAATGACAATCAGATTCGTTGCACGCTTACCAGCGATGATTTGGCAAACCGAGAGATTAAACTTAGTGAATTGGCCTATGGTACAGAAAAGGCCAAGAATCTGTTTCAGGATATGATGCAGCAAGCACAAAGTGAATTCGGCTTTGACTCCGATAATTCCCCCTTGATGGTGGAAGCAATACCGGTTTCGCCGGATAGTATTGTGTTGATAATTACAAAAGTTGATGATCCGGAAGAATTGGATACCCGTTTTTCCAAATTTGCGCCGGATGGTAACGACAGTACTGCCGCGGACCTTCCTCAGATTACCGGAGCCGATGATATCATCGATGTATTTCACAAACTTACTGAGGCCAAGAACAAACTTCAGGAACTGAAAAAGGACGGAAAAAGCAGTCAGCCTAAAAAACTTGAAGCACCCGTTGATTTAATGCATGCATTTGCTTTCAAAAGCCTGGATGAGGCAATACTTGCAGCACATGGAATTAACGGTTACTTCACCGGAGAAAACTCATTATATAAAAATGCAAGACAAGGCACATACCAGCTGGTTCTCCATCAGGCTGGCTCTACTCCGGAAGACTTTAACAAAGTCTGCAACATCTTGTCAGAATACGGAACAGGTACTACTTTCTCTGCTGTTTCAGAGGCATATCTCAGAGAACATGATAATCTGATCATTGGTGATCAGGCACTGCAGCAACTGATAAACTTATAATGGCGCTTAAGATGAGGGGCTGCAGTATTCGCTGCAGCCCCTCTCTTTTATAGCTATATTAAAAAACAAAGCCTTTAGTTCTGAGCAAGAAAATCATTAATCTGCTGTTCCAGCACATCAGCATCCATTCCATGAACCATAGCAGCTTCTTCCAGTGTTTCTCCCTGAGAGGATGGGCAGCCTATGCAATGCATACCCGATCTCATTAAAATAGAAGCTATATTCTGATCTAATCTGATTAACTCAC
The window above is part of the Novisyntrophococcus fermenticellae genome. Proteins encoded here:
- a CDS encoding adaptor protein MecA — protein: MKIEKINDNQIRCTLTSDDLANREIKLSELAYGTEKAKNLFQDMMQQAQSEFGFDSDNSPLMVEAIPVSPDSIVLIITKVDDPEELDTRFSKFAPDGNDSTAADLPQITGADDIIDVFHKLTEAKNKLQELKKDGKSSQPKKLEAPVDLMHAFAFKSLDEAILAAHGINGYFTGENSLYKNARQGTYQLVLHQAGSTPEDFNKVCNILSEYGTGTTFSAVSEAYLREHDNLIIGDQALQQLINL
- a CDS encoding glycosyl hydrolase family 18 protein yields the protein MKKKVAPVLIVICLILAVMIAGGISIFITYRAPTRKMADLDSYYGLKEKGQAAFVINDVVSDAPGIYRDGEVYMPYASVQKLLDTNFYWDDRNQQMLLTLADGIRTIAPGDTAYATDTGAPALIGENGIYYLAVNYIQKFTDMDCDTYTDPVRTVIRTRWTNLKQVTVTKETAVRLKGGIKSKVLKQVKKGDSLTFLEALDNWTKVSTAEGFIGYVEKKSISGEESAPLRAENRSLYYPSILKDYKINLAWQQVTTADANASFPDIIANASGLTTISPTWFKLADNEGTVSSIAGKEYVDQAHGRGIEVWGLIDNFNKEVSTEEVLADSAKRGRIIDQLLSIAAECGLDGINVDFEQLSEGSIPHFLQFLRELTIRAHEKNLVVSVDNPVPQDYNMYYKRGTQGKIVDYVIIMGYDEHYSGSEQAGSVASLPFVEKGVKRTLEEVPAAKVINAIPFYTRVWTETFGQDMPSSEVLGMDGTDRYIEEHQMTREWDPKLGQNVAISEDDTARYTIWVEDEQSIEEKMKVIQNYGLAGVAEWRIGLERSTVWDIINRYNS
- a CDS encoding DUF1858 domain-containing protein; this translates as MAQISKDMTIGELIRLDQNIASILMRSGMHCIGCPSSQGETLEEAAMVHGMDADVLEQQINDFLAQN